A region from the Pempheris klunzingeri isolate RE-2024b chromosome 17, fPemKlu1.hap1, whole genome shotgun sequence genome encodes:
- the LOC139216597 gene encoding serine/threonine-protein kinase WNK4-like isoform X5 has translation MLPQTADDQTKERPEEEEEDRSILHPPLPPVTMTISKDNPAVQSQAAENAAANQDANSDSGEETALSDSREAAFPWQQREEEHEEEETQAVASSPDGRFLKFNIEIGRGSFKTVYRGLDTETTVEVAWCELQTHRLNKAERQRFDEEVEMLKALQHPNIVRFFDSWKATLRGHKCTILVTELMTSGTLKTYLRRFRQMKLKLLQRWSFQTLKGLQFLHSRCPPILHRDLKCDNIFITGPTASVKIGDLGLATLKKASFAKSVIGTPEFMAPEMYEEKYDEAVDVYAFGMCILEMATSEYPYSECQNAAQIYRKVTNGVKPDSFSKVKVPELREIIEGCIRTNSSERFTVQDLLDHRFFQEQLGVHVDLAEDDDGAKAALKLWLRMDHNKKLHGKYKDNNAIEFLFELYKDVPEEVAQEMVVLGFVCEADYKVVAMAIRHRVTAIKRQREKQRHLLEEALSRQKEAAIEEECDPAPRPPEPPNQRPVRRVANQVCLRLFPWKQPWTLPYLHSEFNQFMRLPNSQQDSVGGPAPAWIQAPPSATTTSSALSSSISPVDSGIGGVPSRMEGDEDDKTTKHTSYSSATSDCEMDTSFSSSGVSEKVATPVTSPAPLPPVSTPAPVAWETPLPRVAPPSVTRAPSKAPPFPVLRFPKSIAVSNNAERQSSGSVCGFSSPVDSYASDVTSGLSDGNDGQSDKGKQEADKQAAAKQFKRRARARLKITGLSDMVDRVVECQLQTHNSKMVTFKFDLDGDNPEDIASVMIHRDFILPSERQGFIHRMYDIISRAESMMYQQQPAHLTATTTLPESLPNLPAHRLSRTLSSSSLPDIADTDPSPLKDGDFYVDPEATPPVRPLRSQSFHTSSASSHQPPPYPRHYSPPQPPSHLVPQYQYHLPSPPYSPYTSQFPGQSSSPTSLPQVHSNPSLLTPSSSSSAPPPPPHWPPTDQPLFSLANVLSLAMSVAQSLMPPAGTPNHGFHPQPLSPPFPSPQASLSSPFPSPQASLSPPMSPALGSKLHHPGHASFSAPFSSQPSYAPPTPNSQHGAEPGRTPDTPQVSSPVSPPPSLSPIQEVKQSSGFSIGRFQVMASKNSHQEARPLSQATPTTHSPPPASVDQSESSDSSTGEESESESSISTVTSAPPGHPLSYQEEEKRRMEEEEEEEKKRRGSRRLSVPQWEGMNRSAACLSSDESESENEETWAELQELRERHLAEVQTLQANQKREIEDLYSRMGKVPPPGIVSPAAMLNYRQRRLSKPGNYPPPRKNSLQRLDALLPAGIMRKSPVSGGSQEKAGRGVTFAPEHSCM, from the exons atgctgcCTCAGACCGCTGACGACCAAACCAAGGAGAGacctgaagaggaagaagaggaccgGTCTATTCTTCATCCTCCACTCCCTCCTGTTACCATGACAATCTCAAAGGACAACCCCGCGGTCCAATCACAGGCCGCGGAGAACGCCGCGGCCAATCAGGACGCCAACTCGGACTCAGGGGAGGAGACGGCGCTCTCAGACTCTCGGGAGGCGGCGTTTCCTTGGCAACAAAGGGAGGAGGAGCACGAGGAGGAAGAGACGCAGGCGGTCGCCTCGTCCCCCGACGGTCGATTCCTCAAGTTCAACATTGAGATCGGACGTGGGTCCTTCAAGACGGTTTACAGAGGACTGGACACCGAGACCACGGTGGAGGTGGCCTGGTGTGAgctgcag ACCCATCGTCTGAACAAGGCGGAGCGTCAGCGGTTcgatgaggaggtggagatgctgaaggctctgcagCATCCCAACATCGTTCGCTTCTTTGACTCCTGGAAGGCGACGCTGAGGGGACACAAGTGCACCATCCTGGTGACGGAGCTCATGACGTCCGGAACCCTCAAGAC GTACCTGCGCAGGTTCCGTCAGatgaagctgaagctgctgcagcgcTGGAGCTTCCAGACCCTGAAGGGGCTGCAGTTCCTGCACTCACGCTGCCCCCCCATCCTGCACCGAGACCTCAAATGTGACAACATCTTCATCACCGGGCCCACCGCCTCCGTCAAGATCGGAGACCTGGGCCTCGCCACGCTCAAGAAGGCCTCGTTCGCCAAGAGCGTCATCG GGACCCCGGAGTTCATGGCTCCAGAGATGTATGAGGAGAAGTACGACGAGGCCGTGGATGTTTACGCCTTCGGCATGTGCATCCTGGAGATGGCGACGTCCGAGTACCCGTACTCTGAGTGTCAGAACGCCGCCCAGATCTACCGCAAAGTCACCAAC GGAGTCAAACCCGACAGTTTCTCCAAAGTCAAAGTTCCCGAGCTGAGGGAGATCATTGAAGGCTGCATTCGGACCAACAGCAGCGAGAG gttcACGGTTCAGGACCTGCTGGACCACCGGTTCTTCCAGGAGCAGCTGGGAGTCCACGTGGATCTGGCAGAGGACGATGACGGCGCCAAGGCGGCGCTGAAGCTCTGGCTCCGGATGGACCACAACAAGAAGCTCCACGGGAAATACAAAGACAACAACGCCATCGAGTTCCTGTTCGAGCTGTACAAAGACGTTCCAGAAGAGGTCGCGCAGGAGATG gtggTACTGGGGTTCGTCTGTGAGGCAGACTATAAGGTGGTTGCCATGGCGATCAGACACAGAGTGACGGCCATAAAACGTCAGCGGGAAAAACAGCGGCACCTGCTGGAGGAAGCTCTGAGCCGCCAGAAGGAAGCTGCCATCGAGGAAGAGTGTGACCCCGCCCCCCGGCCACCTGAGCCGCCCAATCAGAGACCAGTAAGGAGGGTAGCcaatcaggtgtgtttgaggctgtttccatggaaacagccATGGACACTTCCATATTTACATAGTGAGTTTAATCAATTCATGAGGCTTCCAAATTCGCAGCAGGACTCAGTTGGTGGACCCGCCCCTGCCTGGATACAAGCCCCGCCCTCGGCAACAACGACATCATCGGCGCTGTCATCGAGCATCAGCCCGGTGGATTCTGGGATCGGCGGTGTCCCCAGCAGGATGGAAGGAGACGAGGATGACAAGACCACCAAACACACCTCGTACTCCTCCGCCACAT cggACTGTGAGATGGacacctccttcagctcctcaggtGTCTCGGAGAAGGTGGCCACTCCTGTCACTAGCCCTGCCCCTTTGCCTCCTGTTTCCACCCCTGCTCCCGTGGCTTGGGAAACCCCTCTCCCCAGGGTGGCCCCTCCCTCTGTGACCCGGGCTCCGTCCAAAGCTCCGCCCTTTCCCGTGCTGCGCTTCCCCAAG AGCATCGCTGTGTCCAACAATGCAGAGCGACAGTCATCTGGATCAGTCTGTGGCTTCTCCTCACCTgtggacag CTACGCCTCTGATGTGACCTCAGGTTTGAGTGATGGCAATGACGGCCAATCAGATAAGGgcaaacaggaagcagacaaACAGGCGGCTGCCAAGCAGTTCAAGAGGAGAGCGAGAGCTCGTCTGAAAATCACAGGG ctgtcCGACATGGTGGACCGGGTCGTGGAGTGTCAGCTGCAGACTCACAACAGTAAGATGGTGACGTTTAAGTTTGACCTGGACGGAGACAATCCAGAGGACATCGCCTCTGTGatg atccACAGAGACTTCATTCTGCCGTCAGAGCGACAAGGATTCATCCACCGCAtgtatgacatcatcagcaggGCGGAGTCTATGATGTATCAACAGCAGCCAGCTCACCTGACCGCCACTACCACGCTGCCTGAGTCCCtg CCGAACCTGCCGGCCCACCGCCTCTCCAGAACGCTGTCCtcatcttcacttcctg ACATTGCAGACACTGACCCCTCCCCCCTGAAGGATGGAGACTTCTACGTCGACCCTGAGGCCACGCCCCCCGTCAGACCGCTGAGGTCACAGTCCTTCCACACCTCATCAG cttcctcccatcagcctccCCCCTACCCAAGGCATTACTCCCCTCCTCAGCCCCCCTCCCACCTCGTCCCTCAGTATCAGTAtcacctcccctctcccccttaCTCCCCCTACACATCTCAATTTCCTGGTCAGAGTTCCTCCCCCACCAGCCTCCCCCAAGTCCACAGtaacccctccctcctcaccccctcctcctcttcctcagctcctcctccccctccccactGGCCCCCCACTGACCAGCCCCTCTTCTCTCTGGCTAATGTCCTCTCTCTAGCCATGAGTGTGGCCCAGTCCTTAATGCCCCCAGCCGGCACCCCCAACCATGGCTTTCACCCCCAGCCCCTGTCTCCCCCTTTCCCCTCACCTCaggcctccctctcttcccctttcCCCTCCCCCCaggcctccctctctccccccatgTCTCCAGCACTAGGCTCCAAGCTCCATCATCCAGGCCACGCCTCCTTCTCTGctcccttctcctctcagcCATCTTACGCCCCGCCCACCCCAAACAGCCAGCACGGGGCGGAGCCCGGACGGACACCTGACACACCACAG GTGTCCTCCCCCGTCTCCCCGCCACCCAGCCTGTCTCCCATTCAGGAGG TGAAACAGTCTTCAGGCTTCAGCATTGGTCGTTTCCAGGTGATGGCGTCTAAAAACAGTCATCAGGAGGCCCGCCCCCTCAGCCAGGCCACACCCACCACCCACTCTCCGCCTCCTGCCTCtgtggaccaatcagagagctcagacagcagcacaggggAAGAGAGCGAATCAGAGAGCAGCATCAGCACTGTGACGTCGGCCCCACCTGGTCATCCTCTGAGTTAccaagaggaggagaagaggaggatggaagaggaggaggaagaggagaagaagaggagggggagtcGGAGGCTGAGTGTCCCTCAGTGGGAGGGGATGAACCGCTCGGCAGCCTGCCTCAGCTCTGACGAATCAGAGAGTGAGAACGAGGAGACGTGGGCGGAGCTACAGGAGCTCCGAGAGAG ACACCTGGCGGAGGTGCAGACCCTGCAAGCCAATCAGAAGCGAGAGATCGAGGACTTGTACTCGAGGATGGGTAAAGTCCCGCCCCCTGGTATCGTCTCTCCGGCCGCCATGCTGAACTACCGCCAACGCCGCCTCTCCAAGCCCGGAAACTACCCTCCTCCTCGCAAAAACAGCCTGCAGAGGCTGGACGCGCTGCTCCCTGCAG GTATCATGCGGAAGAGCCCTGTGAGCGGCGGATCTCAGGAGAAGGCAGGGAGAGGTGTGACGTTCGCCCCCGAGCACAGCTGCATG TGA